Proteins encoded together in one Solanum lycopersicum chromosome 7, SLM_r2.1 window:
- the LOC101263724 gene encoding probable carbohydrate esterase At4g34215, which translates to MAGQGGVSYSYWDGIVPADCKSNENILRVNVGLHWEIAKEPLNYGVDCLRNCGIGPGMAFANAILNKDPNFGVIGLVPCSVSGKGIHYWSRGNIPYDQLLKKVKFSLKDGGQLRGLLWFHGESDTRTKFDATRYKSKFQKFIQNLRTDLNFPHLPLLMVILHVPSPWFKGKFVHIVRQAQIDVEVPNAVKVDAKGLPLNPDDEMIQEASSMTITQSFIGGASSSNIKSSFCLIEKKEKEKKTKEEKDKDKKRRSRKIRRGRRRRRRRRRRRRSKKEREES; encoded by the exons ATGGCAGGTCAAGGAGGAGTATCTTACTCTTATTGGGATGGTATTGTACCAGCCGATTGtaaatctaatgaaaatattttaagggtTAATGTTGGTTTGCATTGGGAAATAGCTAAGGAGCCTCTAAATTATGGGGTTGATTGTCTTCGGAATTGTGGTATTGGGCCTGGAATGGCATTTGCTAATGCAATTCTAAACAAGGATCCAAATTTTGGTGTAATAGGTTTAGTTCCTTGTTCTGTGTCTGGTAAAGGAATTCACTATTGGTCACGCGGGAATATTCCATATGATCAATTGCtgaaaaaagtcaaattttCTCTTAAAGATGGAGGGCAACTTCGAGGACTCTTGTGGTTTCATGGTGAAAGTGATACAAGGACCAAGTTTGATGCAACTCGTTACAAATCCAAATTccaaaaattcattcaaaactTGCGCACTGACTTAAACTTTCCTCACCTTCCACTTCTCATG GTAATCCTACATGTTCCAAGTCCATGGTTTAAAGGAAAGTTTGTACATATAGTTAGACAAGCTCAAATAGATGTTGAAGTTCCAAATGCAGTGAAGGTTGACGCAAAAGGATTACCATTGAATCCTGATG ATGAAATGATACAAGAAGCTTCATCCATGACAATTACTCAATCTTTTATTGGTGGTGCTTCCTCTTCTAACATCAAAAGCTCTTTTTGTCTAAT TgagaagaaagagaaggagaagaagacaaagGAGGAGAAGGACAAGGATAAGAAGAGGAGAAGTAGAAAGATAAGGAGgggaaggagaaggagaaggagaagaagaaggagaaggagaagcaaaaaagaaagagaagaaagttGA